The Arcobacter porcinus sequence CATATATAGATAAATTAAAAGAAGCATATATTGAAGATGGAAAAGTTATTCAAAATGTTGATGAAGTAATCGATAAAGTTTCTCAAGGTTTTTATGTTTATAAAATTGAGCAAACATCATCTAATCCACAAATTAGAAGATTAAGAGATTCTATAAATCAAATGATTGAAAGAACAAATGAAAACTTAGTAAATCTAAATAATATTTTAATAGAGTATGGAAACTCAAGATTTGTACAAAATGATTCTAAAATTGATACTACAAAAGTAAATGGAGTTATGTCATCTTTAGCAACAAGTACACTACTAATAGGACATACAGTTTCAGAATTTTTATCTATGATTATTTCAACAGGTACAAAACTGAATAATGATACAGCTGTATTATCAAAATCAGCTCAAGAGCTATCAACATCTGCAAATGAACAAGCCGCATCGCTTGAACAAACAGCAGCAGCAATTGAAGAGATAACGGCAATTATTAAACAGAGTGTTCAAAAAACATCTCAAATGTCTATTTTGGCAAATGAACTTCAAAAATCTTCAAAAAGTGGTGAAACTTTAGCTAATCAGACAAATGAAGCTATGGATCAAATAAATAAAGAAGTAAGTTCAATAAATGAAGCTATTGAAGTGATTGACCAAATAGCATTCCAAACAAATATTTTAAGTTTAAATGCAGCTGTTGAAGCAGCAACTGCTGGAGAAGCTGGAAAAGGATTTGCAGTTGTAGCACAAGAAGTAAGAAATCTTGCAAATAGAAGTGCAGAAGCTGCTAAAGAGATTAAAAATATTGTAGAAATTGCAACTTCAAAAGCAAATGAAGGTAAAAATATTGCAAGTAGTATGAAACTTGGTTACTCAGAACTTAATAAAAGAATAGATGAAACAATAGTATTAATAGAAGATGTTTCAAGAGGAACAAAAGAAGAAGAGATAGGAATTCTTCAAATTAATGACACTATAAATGTACTTGATAGAGTTACTCAAGTAAATGCTGGTTCTGCAAGAACAATAAGCACATTGGCTCATGAAGCTTCAAGCTTATCTGATAATTTACTAAAAATTGCAGATAGAGCAAAATTCAAGCAAGTTGATCCAAAAAGTATAGATGATATAGATTTAGTTTTCAAAATATCTAAATTAAAAAATGATCATATTAAATTTAAGTTAGAAAATTTTGATAAAGTAGGTCAAACAAAAACAGCTTGGCAGGTTCAAAGTGATTTAGAGTGTGATTTAGGAAAATGGATTAATGAACAAGAACAAAAATCTATGAATTTTGTTAAAAAAGATTACTGGAAAGAGCTAAAAAAACATCATGAGTTAGTTCATAAAAATGTTCAAGAGTATATAAATGAAGATTGTAAACAAAAACCAGATAGTGAAAAATTAAAAACATTTTCTATTCAATTAGATGCTTCAACTGTTGAAGTTTTTAAAGCTTTAGATAGAGTAAAAGTTGATAATATTGGAAAAAATGAAGGTTTAAATACAAAAGAGATAGAAAAAGCTGAAGTTAAAAAAAATAAGCAAAATTTCGAGTCTATAAAAACAGATGTAAAAGATGTGAAAATTCTTGAGAAAACTGAAAAAAAACAAGAGTTTAAGTCAAATTCAAATGATGATGAGTGGGAGAGCTTTTAAGAGCTCTTCTATCTTAATAAACTTGCAAACTTATTCTTTATCAAAAAGAAGATACAATATCCCCTTAAAATAAATTAATATTCTATAAAAATAATCAAAGGAATCTTATATGAATAAGCAAAAAGTAGAATTGCTTAGCCCAGCTGGGAATTTAGAAAAATTAAAAATTGCTATAAATTATGGTGCAGATGCTGTTTATGGTGGAGTTAGTCACTTTAGTTTAAGAATTAGAGCAGGAAAAGAGTTTACATTTGAAACATTTAAAGAAGGTATTGAGTATGCACATGCAAGAGGTAAAAAAGTATATGCAACAATAAATGGCTTTCCTTTTAATTCACAAATAGAGCTTCTTAAAAAACATATTATAAATATGGCAGAAGTAAAACCAGATGCATTTATTGTGGCAGCTCCTGGA is a genomic window containing:
- a CDS encoding methyl-accepting chemotaxis protein; protein product: MSNKLSIKVKILILSILTIVLISIAVAFDSINSMKEYSNENIENYKKEAYDRKEQELKNYVSLAMKTVEAYYERTNIEKIKIELEDDLYKQTMFLFSILEGEYDKYKDSLSKSALEERLKNIVNSTRYGKTGYFWINDLDAKVIIHPISPNLNNQNMHNYKDPNGKQIFKEFAEIAKKKGEGYIDYVWPKPGFDKPQAKASFVKLFKPYNWVIGTGEYIENATERIQKEALKTISDMRYANDDYFWINDSHPYMIHHPNTKLIATDLNSYKDPFGTKLFVEMSKVTNENKAGGLVKYYWDKPNIPNDPKAKFSYVQRFAPWDWIIGTGAYVDDIEDEVALMQANTNSKINSVIFSITIFAFIAMIIAIAIFNYFINLAIIKPLGELDDAIKDVINGDGNTDRIVNKSDDEIGKIVNSFNTYIDKLKEAYIEDGKVIQNVDEVIDKVSQGFYVYKIEQTSSNPQIRRLRDSINQMIERTNENLVNLNNILIEYGNSRFVQNDSKIDTTKVNGVMSSLATSTLLIGHTVSEFLSMIISTGTKLNNDTAVLSKSAQELSTSANEQAASLEQTAAAIEEITAIIKQSVQKTSQMSILANELQKSSKSGETLANQTNEAMDQINKEVSSINEAIEVIDQIAFQTNILSLNAAVEAATAGEAGKGFAVVAQEVRNLANRSAEAAKEIKNIVEIATSKANEGKNIASSMKLGYSELNKRIDETIVLIEDVSRGTKEEEIGILQINDTINVLDRVTQVNAGSARTISTLAHEASSLSDNLLKIADRAKFKQVDPKSIDDIDLVFKISKLKNDHIKFKLENFDKVGQTKTAWQVQSDLECDLGKWINEQEQKSMNFVKKDYWKELKKHHELVHKNVQEYINEDCKQKPDSEKLKTFSIQLDASTVEVFKALDRVKVDNIGKNEGLNTKEIEKAEVKKNKQNFESIKTDVKDVKILEKTEKKQEFKSNSNDDEWESF